From Roseibium alexandrii DFL-11, the proteins below share one genomic window:
- a CDS encoding methyltransferase, which translates to MSDDQTNFEATDMPAATVENDSLAEAYNRGLELEKAGDLVAAAESYREALALDPSDPGGVSIRLAAMGVAETPGKMPDAYVATLFDQHADVFDEILVDDLGYCVPLLLQDLVGRLELGPFDRFLELGCGTGLTGLAFSETAQHLTGVDLSERIVELAYDREVYDDLYVGEAVEFLEEFEEEDGSRPSWDFVAATDVFPYLGAVEPFLKGASERLVVGGYLAFSTETLPDAVLDGRDYMVGPKSRFAQSEAYVRKRLEEFGFDILAMDPITVRMEEGEPVPGHLVMTRKR; encoded by the coding sequence ATGAGCGACGATCAAACCAATTTCGAGGCAACTGACATGCCCGCAGCAACCGTCGAGAACGACTCGCTTGCTGAAGCTTACAATCGGGGTTTGGAACTCGAAAAGGCAGGTGACCTCGTTGCAGCGGCCGAGTCCTACCGGGAAGCCTTGGCACTCGATCCGTCCGATCCTGGCGGCGTCAGTATCCGGCTTGCAGCCATGGGCGTGGCGGAGACGCCCGGCAAGATGCCGGATGCCTATGTGGCGACCTTGTTCGATCAGCATGCCGACGTCTTTGATGAAATCCTGGTCGATGACCTTGGATATTGTGTCCCATTGTTGCTCCAGGACCTTGTCGGGCGTTTGGAGCTGGGACCGTTCGACCGTTTTCTGGAACTCGGTTGCGGCACCGGACTGACTGGTCTCGCGTTCTCCGAGACCGCTCAGCATCTGACCGGCGTTGACCTTTCGGAACGGATTGTCGAACTGGCTTATGATCGTGAGGTCTATGATGACCTCTATGTCGGGGAAGCCGTCGAGTTTCTTGAAGAATTTGAGGAAGAAGACGGCAGCCGTCCATCCTGGGACTTTGTTGCCGCAACGGATGTGTTTCCTTATCTGGGCGCGGTTGAACCTTTTCTGAAAGGGGCTTCCGAGCGGTTGGTCGTGGGGGGATATCTCGCCTTTTCGACCGAAACCCTGCCGGATGCCGTGCTGGATGGACGGGACTATATGGTCGGGCCGAAGAGCCGGTTTGCTCAGAGCGAAGCTTATGTTCGAAAAAGGCTTGAGGAATTCGGGTTCGACATCCTGGCGATGGATCCGATTACCGTCCGGATGGAGGAAGGAGAGCCGGTTCCAGGCCATCTCGTGATGACCCGGAAACGGTAA
- a CDS encoding LysR substrate-binding domain-containing protein, which produces MDLNDAFYFVQVVEKGGFSAAARLLNIPKSRLSRRVRQLEEDLGVRLLQRTSRIVTTTDIGEEYYRHAQKALAQFEIAETAVRRKTNRIEGTVTMSCSVGMAQFGLDQILPRFLQEYPGVTVVQRASNRMEDLIKGGIDMAIRGHMDTLPDSSLIQVRLARVEWHMFCSPDYQGILDPSDDPAGLANHPALILGRPGATHQWLLTDGDGQSASVPCRVRFASDDMSTLKNAAALSLGLVALPSYVCRPEVEAGSLVRILPGWTAGTPQISLLMPSREGLLPAFEVLLDFLKRELPTVLAGDAPGSR; this is translated from the coding sequence ATGGACCTTAACGACGCGTTCTACTTTGTTCAGGTTGTTGAAAAGGGCGGCTTTTCCGCCGCGGCACGGTTGTTGAACATTCCCAAGTCCCGGCTCAGCCGCCGTGTGCGGCAGCTTGAAGAGGACCTTGGCGTGCGCCTCTTGCAGCGCACATCGCGCATCGTCACGACGACAGATATCGGTGAAGAATACTACCGCCACGCGCAAAAGGCCCTCGCACAGTTCGAGATCGCCGAGACCGCCGTTCGCCGCAAAACCAACAGGATCGAGGGCACCGTGACCATGTCCTGTTCCGTGGGGATGGCGCAGTTTGGTTTGGACCAGATCTTACCGCGTTTTCTCCAGGAATATCCCGGGGTGACCGTTGTTCAGCGCGCCTCGAACCGGATGGAGGATTTGATCAAAGGCGGGATAGATATGGCGATCCGTGGACATATGGACACTCTGCCCGACTCGAGCCTCATCCAAGTGCGTTTGGCGCGTGTGGAATGGCACATGTTCTGTTCCCCGGACTACCAGGGCATCCTGGATCCGTCCGATGATCCGGCCGGGTTGGCAAATCACCCAGCTCTAATTCTGGGTCGACCCGGAGCGACGCACCAATGGCTGCTAACCGATGGAGACGGGCAAAGCGCATCTGTCCCGTGCCGGGTGCGGTTTGCAAGCGATGATATGTCGACGCTTAAAAACGCGGCGGCTTTGTCCTTGGGGCTCGTCGCCCTGCCTTCCTACGTATGTCGACCAGAGGTGGAAGCCGGATCGCTTGTGCGCATCTTGCCGGGTTGGACGGCGGGGACCCCGCAGATCAGCCTATTGATGCCTTCGCGTGAAGGATTGCTACCGGCATTTGAGGTGTTGCTTGATTTCTTGAAGCGTGAACTGCCCACCGTTCTGGCCGGCGACGCACCAGGGTCCAGATAG
- a CDS encoding pirin family protein, translating into MTTQLIDTLAGAPCETHAQSDGRKLTIGDGFVAQSYQHTDFQGLMDPVIMVDHFVATKPTFGPHAHAGLSAVTVMFEDSEGAFHNRDSLGNDLELAPGDLYWFKAARGALHDEAPRPDARTHALQVFVNLPAENRHDAPFAFHLPAKDIPKLTGDRSTARLILGRGNGVTGRVAPDVPLTLLDINMQAGGQFTHSGNSDQHAWILAITGTSTVTWNAGSADLKPGKAIAFAGAADISFTSEEGAHAVLFRGHPLRQAFVQRGPFAMDKAAELDAVEADYRAGRLGSID; encoded by the coding sequence ATGACAACGCAGCTTATCGACACACTCGCGGGCGCCCCTTGCGAAACACATGCACAAAGCGACGGCCGAAAGCTCACCATTGGCGATGGCTTCGTGGCCCAAAGCTACCAACATACGGACTTCCAGGGGCTGATGGACCCGGTGATCATGGTCGACCACTTCGTCGCGACAAAGCCCACATTCGGGCCGCACGCGCACGCAGGCCTGTCTGCCGTGACCGTGATGTTTGAAGACAGCGAAGGTGCGTTCCACAACCGCGACTCTCTTGGCAATGACCTCGAGCTGGCGCCGGGTGATCTCTATTGGTTCAAGGCCGCGCGCGGCGCCCTGCATGACGAAGCGCCGCGGCCCGATGCCAGGACCCACGCATTGCAGGTCTTCGTGAACTTACCCGCAGAGAACCGGCACGACGCGCCTTTTGCATTTCACCTCCCAGCCAAGGACATCCCAAAGCTTACAGGCGACCGCTCCACCGCGCGGCTGATACTTGGGAGAGGCAACGGTGTCACGGGCCGGGTCGCGCCGGACGTTCCGCTTACGCTCCTGGATATCAACATGCAGGCCGGCGGTCAGTTCACGCACAGCGGCAACAGCGACCAACACGCCTGGATCTTGGCCATTACTGGCACCTCCACCGTGACCTGGAACGCAGGGTCTGCCGATCTGAAACCTGGCAAAGCCATCGCATTTGCAGGTGCCGCGGACATCTCATTTACCTCCGAAGAGGGTGCCCATGCCGTCCTGTTTCGGGGGCATCCCTTACGCCAAGCCTTTGTTCAAAGGGGGCCATTCGCCATGGACAAAGCAGCAGAGCTTGACGCTGTCGAGGCTGATTACCGAGCCGGTCGCCTTGGATCAATTGACTGA
- a CDS encoding isochorismatase family protein: MMNLTNPAPLTSDNAAVVFVDNQVGLMTGIRDYSIADLKHNIVGLAKAAKALGLPIVTTTTSSETLWGPAIPELLEALPDQTFIDRTTVNAWDDPRVEEAIRATGRSKLIFAGLSLEVCAAFPAMRAVREGFEAYIAVDASGTFNMTKRETALHRLTQAGVVIADGASLMIEILADNGNEQAGDVYSALGMDWSILVGQVRAHA; encoded by the coding sequence ATGATGAACCTGACCAATCCAGCCCCCCTGACCAGTGACAATGCCGCCGTTGTTTTTGTTGACAATCAGGTCGGGCTGATGACCGGTATCCGCGACTATTCGATCGCCGATCTCAAACACAACATCGTCGGCTTGGCCAAAGCCGCAAAGGCGCTCGGCCTGCCGATCGTCACGACCACGACCTCGTCAGAGACATTATGGGGACCTGCCATTCCAGAACTACTGGAAGCTTTGCCAGACCAGACCTTTATCGACCGAACAACTGTCAACGCTTGGGACGATCCACGGGTGGAAGAGGCCATTCGCGCAACCGGGCGAAGCAAATTGATCTTCGCCGGGCTTTCTCTGGAAGTCTGCGCTGCGTTTCCCGCGATGAGGGCCGTGCGCGAAGGGTTTGAAGCCTACATCGCCGTCGATGCCAGCGGGACCTTTAACATGACAAAGCGTGAGACAGCTTTGCACCGGCTGACACAAGCCGGAGTTGTCATCGCGGATGGGGCCAGTCTGATGATCGAAATTCTTGCAGATAACGGGAATGAGCAGGCCGGCGACGTCTATAGCGCCTTGGGTATGGATTGGTCGATCCTGGTCGGTCAAGTTCGGGCGCATGCATAG
- a CDS encoding NmrA family NAD(P)-binding protein codes for MTNQPILVIGATGKTGSRVVTKLEARGLPVLRGTRGSVPRFDWEDQSTWAPILTGVSKAYVTYFPDLAFPGAVEKLEAFAKVALETGMQHIVLLSGRGEHFASMGEEVIRNSGIPFTIVRSAWFAQNFSEGYLRDPILGGVLPMPGGDVAEPIIDIDDIADVVVAALTEEGHLGERYEVTGPRVVTFAEMADILSTTMGRPIQHIPIAFEDFHANVAASGGYFVADVFTQIARETLDGRNAYTADGVERALGRNPRNFAEFAATAMEDGAWSTAT; via the coding sequence ATGACCAACCAACCCATTCTCGTCATTGGCGCCACGGGAAAAACCGGATCGCGCGTTGTTACCAAGCTTGAAGCCAGGGGCCTGCCCGTTCTCCGTGGCACGCGCGGGTCGGTCCCCCGCTTCGATTGGGAAGACCAGAGCACCTGGGCCCCGATCCTGACCGGCGTATCCAAAGCCTATGTCACCTACTTCCCCGATCTCGCCTTTCCGGGCGCGGTGGAAAAGCTGGAGGCTTTTGCCAAGGTTGCGCTGGAGACCGGTATGCAACACATCGTATTGCTGTCCGGCCGGGGAGAACACTTCGCGAGCATGGGCGAGGAAGTGATCCGCAACTCCGGAATTCCCTTTACCATTGTGCGTTCGGCCTGGTTTGCGCAGAACTTCTCCGAAGGCTATCTGCGCGACCCGATCCTTGGTGGCGTGCTGCCGATGCCTGGCGGCGACGTTGCCGAACCGATCATCGATATCGACGACATTGCCGATGTGGTTGTCGCCGCTCTGACCGAAGAGGGGCATTTGGGTGAGCGGTACGAGGTAACTGGCCCACGTGTGGTGACCTTTGCCGAAATGGCTGATATCCTTTCCACCACAATGGGCCGTCCGATCCAACACATCCCCATTGCGTTCGAGGACTTCCACGCCAATGTCGCAGCCTCCGGCGGGTACTTTGTGGCCGACGTCTTTACACAGATCGCGCGGGAAACGCTTGACGGGCGCAACGCCTATACTGCGGACGGAGTCGAACGCGCCTTGGGTCGCAACCCGCGTAACTTCGCGGAGTTTGCCGCGACCGCCATGGAAGATGGCGCCTGGTCTACGGCCACCTGA
- a CDS encoding anthrone oxygenase family protein, whose product MSPVFFFLIQFTILAYALVGGVFLAFSDFIMRSLALTRGSGGVEAMQVINREVFRWVFMTLFLGTTAVSLVIAGYGALGLSGPAGTLIMLAGLVYLVGCFCVTVFFNVPMNKALAGMNLSSDSTRDYWRQTYLPRWTFWNSVRTIACAISAAMLLFGLPWMIQIQTQPA is encoded by the coding sequence ATGTCGCCTGTTTTCTTCTTTCTTATCCAATTCACAATCCTCGCCTATGCCCTTGTGGGCGGCGTTTTCCTCGCCTTCTCCGATTTCATCATGCGCTCCCTTGCGCTGACCCGCGGCTCTGGCGGTGTCGAGGCTATGCAAGTGATCAACCGAGAAGTGTTTCGCTGGGTCTTCATGACGTTGTTTCTTGGAACGACCGCAGTTTCACTGGTCATCGCAGGCTACGGCGCCTTGGGGCTTTCGGGCCCCGCCGGAACGCTGATCATGCTGGCCGGGCTAGTCTATCTTGTCGGCTGCTTCTGCGTGACCGTTTTCTTCAATGTCCCGATGAACAAGGCTTTGGCGGGTATGAACCTGTCATCCGACAGCACGCGTGACTACTGGCGCCAGACCTATCTGCCACGATGGACGTTCTGGAACTCGGTGCGCACCATCGCCTGTGCCATATCGGCCGCGATGCTTCTCTTTGGGCTGCCCTGGATGATCCAGATCCAAACACAACCGGCGTGA
- a CDS encoding SOS response-associated peptidase, producing MCGRYSLTATPDDVRALFGYIDQPNFPARYNIAPTQPVATVINAHGQRRFQLVRWGLIPSWVKDPASFTLLINARAETAAEKPSFRSAMKHHRCLFPASGFYEWRRTPEGKQPFYISPAEGRLMAFAGLWETWSDPDGGDMDSGAMLTTQSNRMMSEIHHRMPVILRPESFETWLDTGNVPVRDVKQLMLPIEDDYLKAVPVSTRVNKVVNDDPDLQVEVPLEQADAPEKTSRTQKKAATGGGQLDLF from the coding sequence ATGTGCGGACGTTACAGCCTGACAGCCACACCGGACGATGTACGGGCGCTTTTTGGCTACATCGATCAACCGAATTTTCCGGCACGCTACAACATCGCGCCGACCCAGCCGGTGGCGACAGTGATCAATGCGCATGGCCAGCGGCGGTTTCAACTTGTCCGCTGGGGCCTGATACCATCCTGGGTGAAGGATCCGGCAAGTTTCACGCTTCTGATCAATGCGCGCGCAGAGACGGCAGCCGAAAAACCATCGTTCCGCTCGGCCATGAAACACCATCGGTGTCTGTTTCCAGCCTCGGGTTTTTACGAGTGGCGGCGGACGCCAGAGGGCAAGCAGCCTTTCTATATTTCGCCCGCAGAAGGTAGGCTGATGGCCTTTGCGGGCCTTTGGGAAACGTGGTCCGACCCGGACGGCGGCGACATGGATTCCGGGGCGATGCTGACCACGCAATCCAACCGGATGATGTCCGAAATCCACCATCGTATGCCGGTGATCTTGAGGCCGGAGAGTTTCGAAACATGGCTAGACACCGGCAATGTGCCCGTTCGGGATGTGAAACAGCTGATGCTGCCAATCGAAGACGATTATCTGAAAGCTGTTCCTGTCTCCACGCGGGTCAATAAAGTCGTGAATGATGACCCGGATCTGCAAGTCGAGGTTCCGCTTGAGCAGGCAGACGCTCCGGAAAAGACGAGCCGAACTCAGAAGAAGGCGGCAACAGGCGGTGGGCAGTTGGATTTGTTTTGA
- a CDS encoding NUDIX hydrolase: protein MSRPFPSVPVLSVSVLCHKDGSALLIKRGKPPYKDHWSLPGGKVEFGETLAEAAARELLEETELTAELDGPVEVFDSIQRDENGDILSHFVLAVFVAKNPSGTVMAGDDATAAEWVALKDLDGRITTPGTPARIRRLLSKLA from the coding sequence ATGTCCCGGCCCTTTCCTTCCGTCCCCGTTCTCAGCGTCAGTGTGCTCTGCCACAAGGATGGCTCCGCGCTTCTGATCAAACGCGGTAAACCGCCTTACAAGGATCACTGGAGCCTGCCCGGCGGTAAGGTGGAGTTTGGCGAAACACTTGCAGAGGCTGCGGCGCGGGAGTTACTCGAAGAGACAGAGCTGACGGCAGAGCTTGACGGCCCTGTCGAGGTTTTCGATTCCATCCAACGCGATGAGAATGGGGACATCCTCTCTCATTTCGTTTTGGCGGTATTTGTTGCGAAAAACCCGTCCGGGACCGTGATGGCCGGTGATGATGCCACTGCAGCCGAATGGGTGGCCCTAAAAGACCTGGACGGCCGCATCACGACGCCTGGAACACCGGCGCGGATCCGGCGCCTGCTCTCCAAGCTCGCCTGA
- a CDS encoding TIGR02301 family protein, with product MSSAAALMAAFLVVSAPLTASAQDTPGVSAPPYEPQLMRLSEIFGALHYLRPLCGEEDTPTWRDRMEEFLDAETRDENRRRRFIERFNQGYRGFSVAYQDCTDAARLAMAQYLGQGETIISDVTSRYGR from the coding sequence GTGTCTTCCGCCGCCGCCTTGATGGCGGCGTTTCTCGTCGTATCTGCACCTCTGACCGCGTCTGCTCAGGACACACCCGGTGTCAGCGCTCCGCCCTATGAACCGCAGCTGATGCGGCTGTCTGAAATCTTCGGAGCGTTGCATTACCTGCGTCCGCTCTGCGGAGAAGAAGACACGCCGACCTGGCGGGATCGTATGGAGGAATTCCTCGACGCAGAAACCCGGGATGAGAACCGGCGGCGGCGCTTCATCGAGCGGTTCAATCAGGGTTATCGCGGTTTTTCAGTTGCTTATCAGGACTGCACGGATGCCGCCCGTCTCGCCATGGCACAGTATTTGGGTCAAGGCGAAACGATCATCTCCGACGTGACCAGCCGGTACGGGCGCTGA
- a CDS encoding LysE family translocator, with amino-acid sequence MTFLEYAVIGFFIGIITTAPVGPVNIMAIQHAVRSGFRHGVFVGLGAVVADTLYATAAIFGVSAVTRFIEGQFDLIEIVGGALLIIFGLKIWNSHPHLNGGDDGKEHGFWGDATAAFFMAITNPGTILAFIAIFGSLGDWRPDHDNYFGSLMMVAGVTAGACSWWVFISATVTHFRSRIDDAWLDRANHIAGAILMIFGGLIYLKLAYDLIR; translated from the coding sequence GTGACCTTTCTGGAATATGCCGTTATCGGCTTCTTCATTGGTATCATTACGACGGCGCCGGTCGGACCCGTCAACATCATGGCCATCCAGCATGCCGTGCGCAGTGGGTTTCGCCATGGGGTGTTCGTTGGGCTTGGGGCTGTTGTCGCAGACACGCTCTACGCGACCGCCGCGATATTTGGCGTCTCCGCCGTCACGCGGTTCATCGAAGGCCAATTCGATCTGATTGAGATCGTTGGCGGGGCGCTTCTGATCATTTTCGGTTTGAAAATCTGGAACAGCCATCCGCATTTGAATGGCGGAGATGACGGCAAGGAACACGGGTTCTGGGGCGATGCAACGGCGGCCTTCTTCATGGCCATCACAAACCCTGGAACAATTCTCGCGTTTATCGCGATTTTCGGCAGTCTGGGGGACTGGCGTCCGGACCACGACAACTACTTCGGATCACTGATGATGGTCGCTGGCGTCACGGCCGGCGCGTGTTCCTGGTGGGTATTCATCTCCGCTACGGTGACCCATTTCAGATCCCGCATCGACGATGCCTGGCTTGACAGGGCCAATCATATAGCAGGCGCAATTCTGATGATCTTTGGCGGCCTGATCTACCTAAAGCTTGCCTACGATCTGATCCGCTGA
- a CDS encoding SAM-dependent methyltransferase: protein MSHTADTASLMDAVYRNQRHIYDLTRKYYLLGRDRLIRDLAPPVGSAVLELGCGTGRNLIAAAKRYPKARFYGLDISEQMLETARANIEKAGLSDRIILVRGDASDPAAPKPLGITQFERVFFSYTLSMMPIWREALAAGLAHLAPQGRIHIVDFGQQEGLPVWFKALLMKWLASFHVTPRADLHEELQKLAQGNGATCSYKPIYRGYAVMAELRKP, encoded by the coding sequence ATGAGCCATACTGCTGACACCGCTAGCCTGATGGATGCGGTCTACCGCAACCAGCGCCACATTTATGATCTGACGCGCAAATATTATTTGCTCGGCCGGGACCGGCTTATCCGGGATCTGGCGCCGCCGGTCGGCAGTGCCGTTCTTGAGCTCGGCTGCGGAACCGGCCGCAACCTGATAGCCGCCGCAAAGCGCTATCCGAAGGCGCGGTTTTATGGCCTCGACATTTCTGAACAGATGCTGGAGACGGCGCGCGCGAATATCGAAAAAGCAGGCCTCTCAGACCGGATCATCCTTGTTCGCGGAGATGCTTCAGACCCGGCGGCGCCAAAGCCTTTGGGTATCACCCAGTTCGAACGGGTATTTTTCTCTTACACCCTTTCCATGATGCCGATTTGGCGTGAGGCTCTGGCGGCTGGATTGGCGCACCTGGCTCCTCAAGGGCGTATTCACATCGTCGACTTCGGCCAGCAGGAGGGGCTGCCGGTGTGGTTCAAAGCGCTTCTAATGAAATGGCTGGCCTCTTTCCATGTAACACCGCGCGCGGATCTGCACGAGGAACTGCAGAAATTGGCGCAGGGCAACGGCGCCACATGTTCCTACAAGCCGATCTATCGCGGCTATGCCGTTATGGCAGAACTCCGCAAACCGTGA
- a CDS encoding DUF3419 family protein, with translation MPQSTLTASKKRLKNAVHRSDAASRDGMLERLFTFAFKGLVYPQIWEDPDVDMRALRLTPESRMVTIASGGCNVMSYLTASPAEITAVDLNRAHVALGRLKLAAAKHFPNYETFYRFFGEADEKANVAAYERFLKANLDPETIHYWEGRDLANWGRKRITLFSRDLYHHGLLGYCIGAGHLVARLYGIDPKHMVRAKSLEEQRSFFDTALAPLFDKRLVRWATSKKMSLYGLGIPPAQYDALVSGNADGNMSAVLKERLEKLACDFSMSDNYFAWQAFGRGYAPQDGGTTGKSGPLPPYLKRDHFEDIRDRAGRVRVLNRNFTEHLQSVGEDMLDAYVLLDAQDWMTDHQLNALWSEITRTARPGARVIFRTAAEPSLLPGRVADEILDRWTYEAEESLELGRQDRSSIYGGFHLYVFKG, from the coding sequence ATGCCTCAGAGCACGTTAACTGCATCCAAAAAACGTCTGAAAAACGCGGTGCACCGCTCCGATGCCGCGTCCCGGGATGGAATGCTGGAACGGCTCTTTACATTCGCATTCAAGGGCCTGGTCTATCCGCAAATCTGGGAAGACCCGGATGTAGACATGCGGGCGCTCCGTCTGACCCCGGAAAGCCGGATGGTGACGATTGCGTCTGGTGGCTGCAACGTGATGTCTTACCTGACAGCCAGCCCGGCAGAGATCACCGCAGTTGATTTGAACCGGGCACACGTCGCCCTCGGCCGTTTGAAACTCGCTGCGGCAAAGCACTTCCCGAACTACGAGACATTCTACCGGTTCTTCGGTGAGGCGGATGAGAAGGCCAACGTTGCCGCGTATGAGCGTTTCCTCAAAGCCAACCTCGATCCGGAAACCATTCACTACTGGGAAGGCCGGGACCTGGCCAACTGGGGCCGCAAGCGCATAACGCTGTTCTCGCGTGACCTCTATCATCATGGTCTTCTGGGCTACTGTATTGGCGCAGGGCATCTGGTCGCCCGCCTGTATGGAATTGATCCCAAGCACATGGTCCGGGCCAAGTCTCTTGAAGAGCAGCGCAGCTTCTTCGACACGGCTCTGGCACCACTGTTTGACAAGCGCCTGGTCCGCTGGGCGACATCGAAAAAGATGTCTCTTTATGGTTTGGGCATTCCGCCGGCGCAATATGATGCGCTGGTATCCGGCAATGCGGACGGCAACATGTCTGCGGTTCTGAAAGAACGGCTGGAGAAACTTGCGTGCGATTTCTCCATGTCAGACAACTACTTCGCGTGGCAGGCCTTTGGCCGGGGGTATGCGCCGCAAGATGGCGGAACGACGGGCAAATCCGGACCTCTGCCGCCGTATCTGAAGCGTGATCATTTTGAAGACATCCGCGACCGCGCAGGCCGCGTCCGGGTCCTCAACCGGAACTTCACCGAGCATCTGCAAAGCGTTGGCGAGGATATGCTGGACGCTTATGTGTTGCTTGATGCGCAGGACTGGATGACGGATCACCAGCTCAATGCGCTTTGGAGCGAGATCACGCGGACGGCGCGTCCGGGCGCGCGGGTGATCTTCCGGACGGCTGCCGAACCGAGCCTTTTGCCGGGCCGTGTTGCTGACGAGATCCTGGACCGCTGGACCTATGAAGCTGAGGAGAGCCTTGAGCTCGGCCGCCAGGATCGATCCTCGATCTATGGCGGTTTCCACCTCTACGTCTTCAAAGGATAG
- a CDS encoding L,D-transpeptidase family protein: protein MFVTKYGERPSKSRGASRMFSQLACAAFLTLSAGSTSLASEAVEGAPDEVQKQDPLHFLVSLDEQRIDVYRGSELIETSPISSGKRGNSTPTGVFSILEKRRKHFSNLYDNAPMPFMQRLTWSGIALHQGKLPGYPASHGCIRLPRSFAKSIFGMTARGNHVVVTRAAATPMPVTHSALPQPLSPSTKVASLSAQNIAMDPALRGAIQPAVLQTPIAAAEPENPHFDRPLRMIITPQKPPSKNKILQRLLNELGYNAGPVDGVVGRKTRAAIELYQEGADLPITGNITDSLVARIYREAGYEKPHNAKLRVRRKFRDVYSAPVTIKGTGEDIGTHVFTALDFKQGDPSVEWIAVSAEGERGGASYEILDRLEIPQKVAEDLSKMLTPGTSLTVTDRSFQRNTGLGTDFVVITR, encoded by the coding sequence ATGTTTGTAACGAAGTACGGTGAAAGACCTTCGAAATCGCGCGGCGCTAGCCGCATGTTTTCGCAGCTCGCTTGTGCGGCTTTTCTAACCCTGTCAGCAGGCTCAACAAGCCTTGCCAGCGAAGCGGTTGAGGGCGCGCCAGACGAAGTCCAAAAACAGGACCCGTTGCATTTTCTTGTTTCTCTCGATGAGCAGCGTATTGATGTTTATCGCGGGTCGGAATTGATAGAGACATCGCCGATATCTTCCGGAAAACGTGGCAACAGCACCCCAACGGGCGTGTTTTCCATTCTGGAAAAACGGCGGAAGCACTTCTCCAATCTTTATGACAACGCCCCGATGCCGTTCATGCAGCGCCTGACGTGGTCTGGGATTGCACTTCATCAGGGCAAACTTCCCGGATATCCGGCGTCTCACGGCTGCATCCGTCTGCCGCGCAGCTTTGCCAAGTCTATTTTCGGCATGACAGCGCGCGGCAATCACGTCGTCGTAACGCGCGCAGCTGCAACACCAATGCCTGTCACGCACAGCGCTCTGCCGCAGCCGTTATCGCCCTCCACCAAGGTGGCAAGCTTGTCCGCACAGAACATTGCCATGGATCCGGCGCTGCGCGGTGCGATCCAGCCTGCCGTCCTGCAGACGCCTATAGCGGCAGCGGAACCGGAAAACCCTCACTTCGATCGACCGCTTCGGATGATCATCACACCGCAAAAGCCGCCGAGCAAAAACAAGATTTTGCAGCGGCTTTTGAACGAACTTGGATACAATGCCGGGCCGGTCGATGGCGTGGTCGGGCGCAAGACCCGGGCAGCGATCGAGCTTTATCAGGAAGGTGCGGACCTGCCGATCACCGGAAACATCACCGACAGTCTGGTGGCGCGGATTTATCGCGAGGCCGGGTATGAAAAGCCGCACAATGCCAAGCTCCGGGTTCGCCGTAAATTCCGCGATGTTTACAGCGCGCCCGTTACAATCAAGGGAACCGGTGAGGACATTGGCACCCATGTCTTCACCGCTCTTGATTTCAAACAGGGCGACCCGTCTGTCGAGTGGATTGCCGTCTCTGCAGAGGGCGAACGCGGCGGCGCATCATACGAAATTCTGGATCGCCTCGAGATCCCGCAGAAGGTGGCCGAAGACCTTTCGAAAATGTTGACGCCGGGGACATCTCTGACCGTGACGGACCGCAGCTTCCAGCGCAATACGGGGCTTGGCACAGACTTCGTCGTCATCACGCGCTAA